From one Anabas testudineus chromosome 21, fAnaTes1.2, whole genome shotgun sequence genomic stretch:
- the LOC113173657 gene encoding pyridoxal kinase-like: MECRVLSVQSHVVRGYVGNKSATFPLQVLGFEVDSINSVQFSNHTGYAHWKGQVLTAEELNVLYEGIKLNKVNHYDYILTGYSRDTSFLGTVVDIIQELKKVNPNLVYVCDPVMGDHGAMYVPEKLLPVYKDKVVPLANLLTPNQFEAELLTGRKINTEEDAVEVMDLLHKMGPETVVLTSTDLPSKLGDQFLVALGSQKIVKPDGTKISQKICMDIPKVDAVFVGTGDLFAAMLLAWTHQHPKDLKTACEKTVSVMHHVIKRTMAYANEIAGPGKRPSPAQLELRMVQSKADIENPAVVVEAKVLKKFSN, encoded by the exons ATGGAGTGTCGTGTGCTGTCCGTCCAGAGTCATGTTGTCAGGGGATACGTCGGGAACAAGTCGGCAACGTTCCCGCTGCAG gtgTTGGGTTTTGAAGTGGACTCTATCAACTCGGTGCAGTTCTCCAATCACACAG GCTACGCCCACTGGAAGGGGCAAGTATTGACAGCAGAGGAGCTGAATGTGCTATATGAGGGTATCAAGCTCAATAAGGTGAACCACTATGACTACATCCTCACTG GGTATAGCAGGGACACATCCTTCCTGGGGACGGTGGTTGACATCATTCAGGAGTTGAAGAAAGTAAATCCCAACCTGGTGTATG TTTGTGATCCTGTTATGGGAGACCATGGTGCTATG TACGTTCCAGAGAAGCTGCTGCCAGTCTACAAGGACAAAGTAGTGCCTTTGGCCAACCTCCTCACCCCCAATCAGTTTGAAGCAGA GCTATTAACTGGAAGGAAAATTAACACAGAGGAAGATGCTGTTGAA GTGATGGACCTGCTTCATAAAATGGGTCCAGAGACAGTGGTCCTTACTAGTACAGACCTGCCCTCGAAGCTTGGGGACCAGTTCTTGGTGGCCCTTGGGAGCCAAAAAATAG TGAAGCCAGATGGGACCAAAATCAGTCAGAAAATCTGTATGGACATCCCCAAAGTCGATGCTGTGTTTGTGGGAACAGGAGACCTGTTTGCTGCCATGTTGCTAGCTTGGACTCACCAACACCCCAAGGACCTGAAG ACTGCCTGTGAAAAGACTGTTTCCGTCATGCACCATGTCATTAAGAGGACCATGGCTTATGCCAATG AGATTGCAGGCCCCGGGAAAAGGCCCAGTCCTGCACAACTAGAGCTGAGGATGGTTCAAAGCAAAGCTGACATTGAGAATCCCGCCGTTGTAGTAGAGGCCAAGGTTCTAAAAAAGTtttcaaactga
- the chpfa gene encoding chondroitin sulfate synthase 2, which translates to MRFSAFISVVRSLGPVAIGISLGFTLSLLSVNWMDEACYPDGKEGEDAALGRDGQLKGARKPNSISSINDVEEDIQPRIVPYKQVQQSAPKKVFRAKYISTELGMRERLFVGVLTSKNTISTLGIAVNRTISHHLDTVVFFTGTRNRKVPHGMFVVSHGDERLIWNMYQTIRYIFEHYINEYDWFYFVQDDAYTEADRIKALVDHLSMDRELYMGSPEEFIGGEMEGKYCYGGFGYLLSRTLLLRLQPFLENCRNDILSARPDEWLGRCIIDYTNTNCVGEYEGLQYHHYELGKNSDPSKEQSEHFKKALTVHPVSDPEQMYRLHRYFTEIELQKTYNEIAKLQAEIKNVSVVAFEGNRSAQWPVGINPPFEPKSRFEVLKWEYFTEEEIYSCIDGSPKCELRGIDRIDVADVIDIAVGELNKKYKPILHLKKQQLINGYRRFDPIRGMEYTLDLQLEVVNQKGHSCSITKRVHLVRPLSQIEIIPMPYVTEATRVHIIIPLTLQDRSYVNHFFEVFASNAFETSENAILTFLFIYDPMEAQQVNQNDIFASVKTQINAYERKYPAVKIPWISVKTETPSQIKFMDIISKKHPVDTLFFLANVNTNINSEFLNRCRMNSINNWQVFFPIHFQDYNPDVAYHNQPRPAAVDLAKDAGHFDRMSFDESCFYNSDYMATRTRMVADVQENEEILETLDIYDMFVKYSGLHVFRAIEPALHQQFRHQSCNPRLSEDIYHRCVQSNLEGLGSRSQLAMLLFEQEQGNST; encoded by the exons ATGAGATTTTCGGCGTTTATCTCTGTCGTCCGGTCCCTCGGCCCGGTGGCAATCGGCATTTCTTTAGGCTTCACGCTGAGTTTACTGAGCGTAAACTGGATGGACGAAGCGTGTTATCCAGACGGTAAGGAGGGCGAGGACGCGGCTCTGGGTCGGGATGGACAGCTTAAAGGAGCCCGAAAGCCCAACTCCATTTCGTCCATCAACGATGTGGAGGAGGACATTCAACCAAGAATAGTCCCCTATAAACAAGTCCAACAAAGTGCTCCAAAGAAAGTTTTTAG GGCTAAATACATAAGCACAGAGTTGGGGATGCGAGAGCGTCTGTTCGTTGGGGTTCTTACATCCAAAAACACCATTAGCACCCTGGGCATAGCTGTCAATCGCACCATTAGCCATCACCTGGATACTGTAGTCTTCTTCACTGGCACGCGCAACCGCAAAGTCCCTCACGGCATGTTTGTGGTCTCTCATGGAGACGAGAGACTGATATGGAACATGTATCAGACCATCAGGTACATTTTCGAACATTACATCAATGAGTACGACTGGTTCTACTTCGTCCAAGATGACGCCTACACGGAAGCGGACAGAATCAAAGCCCTGGTGGATCACCTGAGTATGGATCGAGAGCTTTACATGGGCAGTCCTGAGGAGTTCATCGGTGGGGAGATGGAGGGGAAATACTGCTACGGAGGGTTCGGCTACCTCCTGTCACGTACCCTACTCCTGCGGCTTCAACCTTTCCTGGAAAACTGTAGGAATGACATCCTGAGCGCCAGGCCTGATGAGTGGCTCGGGAGATGCATCATTGATTACACCAACACCAACTGTGTTGGTGAATATGAG gGACTTCAGTATCACCATTATGAGCTGGGAAAAAACTCTGATCCAAGTAAGGAACAAAGTGAACACTTCAAGAAAGCTCTGACTGTCCACCCAGTGTCAGACCCTGAACAAATGTACCGGCTGCACAGATACTTCACTGAGATTGAACTCCAAAAGACTTACAATGAGATTGCAAAATTGCAG gCAGAAATAAAGAATGTGAGCGTGGTTGCTTTTGAAGGTAACCGAAGCGCCCAGTGGCCAGTGGGAATCAATCCACCTTTTGAGCCCAAATCTCGGTTTGAAGTTCTGAAGTGGGAATACTTTACAGAAGAGGAAATTTATTCATGCATTGACGGCTCTCCCAAGTGTGAGCTGCGCGGCATTGATCGCATTGATGTGGCTGATGTCATTGACATAGCGGTAGGGGAGCtaaacaagaaatacaaacCCATCTTacacctgaagaaacagcagctgatcaACGGCTACAGGCGTTTCGACCCCATCAGGGGCATGGAGTACACCTTGGACCTTCAACTGGAGGTGGTTAACCAGAAGGGTCACAGCTGTTCCATAACCAAGAGAGTTCATCTAGTGCGACCTCTGAGCCAAATAGAGATTATTCCCATGCCCTATGTCACTGAAGCTACAAGGGTTCACATTATTATACCTCTTACTCTGCAGGACCGGAGCTATGTCAACCATTTCTTCGAGGTGTTTGCCTCAAATGCCTTTGAGACGAGCGAGAATGCCATCCTAACGTTCTTATTTATATATGACCCAATGGAAGCTCAACAGGTTAACCAGAATGATATATTTGCCAGTGTGAAGACGCAGATTAATGCGTATGAACGGAAATACCCCGCAGTGAAAATCCCATGGATAAgtgtaaagacagaaacaccATCCCAGATTAAGTTCATGGATATCATCTCGAAGAAACACCCCGTTGACACGCTGTTCTTCTTGGCCAATGTTAACACAAATATCAATTCTGAATTTCTGAACCGCTGCCGCATGAATTCCATAAACAACTGGCAGGTGTTCTTCCCTATCCATTTCCAGGACTACAACCCTGATGTGGCCTATCACAACCAGCCACGTCCTGCTGCAGTTGATCTTGCCAAAGATGCAGGCCATTTTGACCGAATGTCATTTGATGAATCATGTTTTTACAACTCGGACTACATGGCAACACGTACACGAATGGTGGCGGACGTCCAAGAAAATGAGGAGATTCTCGAGACACTGGACATCTACGACATGTTCGTTAAATATTCTGGTCTGCATGTTTTCAGGGCAATAGAGCCAGCATTGCACCAGCAGTTCCGACACCAATCCTGCAACCCACGACTCAGTGAGGACATCTATCATAGATGTGTTCAGAGTAACCTGGAAGGTCTCGGTTCTCGCTCCCAACTTGCCATGCTGCTGTTTGAGCAAGAACAAGGAAACAGCACTTGA